The Carnobacterium divergens genome includes a window with the following:
- a CDS encoding nucleoside-diphosphate kinase: MEQTLIILKPDCLEREIVSKVTSKLLEKGTIKKMSYLRVTNDKILKHYEENLKNCPIDITHRISNYFVNKQVIVIILEGKDICKKMRDLIGASDPENAEVGTIRHDFGIDSYDKALSEKRSCENIIHASDNPKEFRREYSIWFPKEDK, translated from the coding sequence TTGGAACAGACATTAATTATATTAAAACCTGATTGTTTAGAAAGAGAAATTGTGAGTAAGGTTACGTCGAAATTATTGGAAAAAGGGACCATTAAAAAAATGAGTTACTTAAGAGTTACTAACGATAAGATACTAAAGCACTATGAAGAGAATTTAAAAAATTGTCCTATAGATATCACTCATCGAATATCCAATTATTTTGTTAATAAACAAGTAATAGTAATAATACTTGAAGGAAAAGATATTTGTAAAAAAATGCGTGATTTAATTGGTGCTTCTGATCCAGAGAACGCTGAAGTAGGTACTATTAGACATGATTTTGGAATAGATAGTTATGATAAAGCCCTATCTGAAAAAAGAAGTTGTGAAAATATAATACATGCTAGTGACAATCCAAAAGAATTTCGCAGAGAATATTCAATTTGGTTTCCCAAGGAGGATAAATAA
- a CDS encoding phage minor head protein yields the protein MCQSDFEGLLLKALEIEKNEDDELKKILEAAGFNFVDLLVEKIKQSEIAIDEVLQLDYEEVLDIVTSLFSKNKKVPSEKAIRRELKKRGFNSNFSEAVIPILNETFNEVAEQMAKDLDSQFANKKLSRASKKAMGKWFKELPQLMKLTTDDAVVRAINDAYENGKGIRGLENTLSKMPEFNRRRARTTAITEGLSNYQAGTYEAMMQSDSVMGLKWLHTPGYPEPRQAHQALHGTVVKKGKFFNVNGYKARYPLDPSLPAGERIQCHCHVEPELDEKYLKGGEK from the coding sequence ATGTGCCAATCTGATTTTGAGGGACTACTTCTTAAAGCGCTTGAAATTGAAAAGAACGAAGATGACGAACTAAAAAAAATATTAGAAGCAGCTGGATTTAATTTTGTTGATCTCTTAGTTGAAAAGATCAAACAATCTGAAATCGCAATTGATGAAGTGCTTCAGCTAGATTACGAAGAAGTTCTTGATATTGTCACAAGTTTATTTTCAAAAAATAAAAAGGTTCCAAGCGAAAAAGCAATACGGCGTGAATTGAAAAAAAGAGGGTTTAACAGCAACTTTTCAGAAGCTGTTATCCCGATATTAAACGAAACATTTAATGAAGTGGCTGAACAAATGGCTAAGGATTTAGATAGCCAATTCGCTAACAAAAAGCTATCAAGAGCATCAAAGAAAGCAATGGGAAAATGGTTCAAAGAGCTACCTCAACTGATGAAATTAACAACAGATGATGCAGTTGTTAGAGCCATAAACGATGCTTACGAAAACGGAAAAGGAATAAGAGGTTTAGAGAACACTTTATCAAAAATGCCAGAATTTAACAGACGAAGAGCTAGAACGACAGCAATTACAGAAGGTTTATCGAATTATCAAGCCGGAACTTACGAAGCTATGATGCAAAGCGATTCAGTCATGGGGTTGAAATGGCTTCACACTCCTGGTTATCCGGAACCGCGCCAAGCACATCAAGCATTACATGGAACAGTCGTAAAAAAAGGTAAGTTCTTCAACGTGAATGGTTATAAGGCGCGCTATCCGCTTGATCCATCATTGCCGGCAGGTGAACGAATTCAGTGCCATTGCCATGTTGAACCGGAGCTGGACGAAAAATATTTGAAAGGGGGTGAAAAATAA
- a CDS encoding MrcB family domain-containing protein: MELSKLFVAINETYLPFIKSYDKLTNPNFKGNQLAHKIRHVPGEAIPKALLGDKYVVKGSAGQGGWARIPWIAIFDKEIHLGAQAGFDIVYLFTSDMEGVYLSLNQGWTYYEENYKSSKNEDIVKVANYWKKNLVTYTEKFNNDKIKLMVNTTEKTSSLVRGYELGNICSKYYKISEIMNEDTIISDLFDMMVVFKELKSKLIGKDYKKTIDFILQENFDISDEEVEQSTIEQKEVNKFLNEVDEYTFIEVEPPRKKQTQKTIDRTNKEKKGKHRDYKKEAEQNIELGYAGEEAAIKLEKDYLNHSQRPDLAEKVRHVSKHDGDGLGYDILSFDLEGKEKYIEVKTTNSGLNTHFFISENEIHESEIRGSSYYLYRFFNFGKSGKEKEFYILNGSLREQLKLKSNSYSAFPFMQRKNEN; the protein is encoded by the coding sequence ATGGAACTTTCCAAATTATTTGTTGCAATAAATGAAACATACTTACCTTTTATAAAGTCATATGACAAGTTGACCAATCCAAATTTTAAAGGAAATCAACTTGCTCATAAAATAAGGCATGTACCAGGTGAAGCAATTCCTAAAGCACTTTTAGGTGATAAATATGTCGTAAAGGGGTCAGCTGGACAAGGAGGATGGGCTAGAATCCCTTGGATAGCAATATTTGATAAAGAAATCCATCTCGGTGCTCAAGCAGGGTTTGATATTGTTTATTTATTTACTAGTGATATGGAAGGAGTTTATCTTTCTTTAAATCAAGGCTGGACTTATTATGAAGAAAACTATAAATCTAGTAAAAATGAAGATATTGTAAAGGTTGCAAATTACTGGAAAAAGAACTTAGTAACTTATACTGAGAAATTTAATAATGATAAAATAAAGTTGATGGTTAACACTACAGAGAAAACTTCTTCTTTAGTAAGAGGGTATGAGTTAGGTAATATTTGCAGTAAGTATTATAAAATTTCTGAAATAATGAATGAAGATACTATTATTTCAGATTTGTTTGATATGATGGTTGTTTTTAAAGAACTTAAATCAAAATTGATCGGTAAAGATTACAAAAAAACAATTGATTTTATTTTACAAGAAAATTTTGATATTAGTGATGAAGAGGTTGAACAATCAACGATTGAACAAAAAGAGGTGAATAAATTTCTAAATGAAGTTGATGAATATACTTTCATAGAAGTGGAACCTCCAAGAAAAAAACAAACTCAAAAAACTATAGATAGAACAAATAAAGAAAAGAAAGGTAAACATAGAGATTATAAAAAAGAAGCTGAACAAAATATTGAATTAGGCTATGCGGGTGAAGAAGCTGCTATTAAGCTTGAAAAAGATTATTTGAACCATAGCCAGAGACCAGATTTAGCAGAAAAAGTAAGGCATGTATCAAAACATGATGGAGATGGTCTTGGTTACGACATATTATCATTTGATCTAGAAGGAAAAGAAAAATATATTGAGGTGAAAACTACGAACTCTGGTTTAAATACTCATTTTTTCATCTCTGAAAATGAAATACACGAATCTGAAATTAGAGGGTCATCCTATTATTTATATAGATTTTTTAATTTTGGAAAAAGCGGAAAAGAAAAAGAATTTTATATTTTAAATGGGTCACTAAGAGAACAATTAAAATTGAAGTCAAATAGCTATTCTGCTTTTCCATTTATGCAGAGGAAAAATGAAAATTAA
- the terS gene encoding phage terminase small subunit, whose protein sequence is MARQRNPLRDKAKQIWLESNGETPLVDIAIGLKKSSSTIRKWKSTDKWDDELKGSAPLNKRSAPLKNNQNAIENKGGAPPNNQNAMTHGLFSKWLPDETNELMGAMQEQDPADIIWTNIEIQYAAIIRSQKIMYVHDENDLLTEQTSSGWGDSGSDSFKVVYAHERQVAFLQAQSRAMGTLSNLIKQFVAIADEQDERKLKLELMQAQVDKLKSETKKSSKETTYIVDDIEDDAND, encoded by the coding sequence GTGGCTAGACAACGAAACCCTTTGAGGGATAAAGCAAAACAAATATGGTTAGAATCTAATGGTGAAACGCCTTTAGTTGATATTGCAATTGGATTGAAGAAGTCATCTAGCACTATCCGAAAATGGAAATCAACAGATAAGTGGGACGATGAATTGAAAGGGAGCGCTCCACTTAATAAAAGGAGCGCTCCTTTAAAAAATAATCAAAATGCGATTGAAAATAAGGGCGGTGCGCCACCAAACAATCAAAATGCTATGACACATGGTTTGTTTTCTAAATGGCTACCAGATGAAACTAATGAGCTTATGGGTGCTATGCAAGAGCAAGATCCGGCTGATATTATTTGGACCAATATAGAAATTCAATATGCTGCTATCATTAGATCGCAAAAAATTATGTATGTTCATGATGAAAACGACTTATTGACTGAACAAACAAGTTCTGGGTGGGGTGATTCTGGAAGTGATTCCTTTAAAGTGGTTTATGCACATGAGCGGCAAGTTGCATTCCTTCAAGCTCAATCAAGGGCAATGGGAACTCTTAGCAATTTGATTAAACAGTTTGTGGCTATTGCTGACGAACAAGACGAGCGCAAGCTTAAACTTGAATTGATGCAAGCGCAAGTTGATAAATTAAAATCTGAAACTAAGAAGTCATCTAAAGAAACGACCTATATTGTTGATGATATTGAGGATGATGCAAATGATTAA
- a CDS encoding PBSX family phage terminase large subunit — translation MIKKKLSELFNPAFHLLWSAVKNKKYLRYVEKGGRGSAKSTHIAMIIIMLMKMFPVSALVVRKVGNTLAESVVEQLKEAVEILGMEEEWHFSKSPLKATYLPRGNAIYFRGADDPAKIKSIKIAKFPLAILWVEELADFKLEDDIGMIEKSVLRAELPPGLHYYFFYSYNPPKRKQSWVNKKYDTKVALPPNTRVHHTTYEDNPHISKLFVEEAEHMKKVNQSKYDWEYGGKPIGNGVVPFSNLVFEKIPDDLFKTFDNIRQGLDFGYATDPVAGVKWHYDKTRRKIYAMEEVYGVKMSNRILATTAQEKGFFNSLTIADSEDPRTINELKTEHQWPKKLLGGAVKGPDSVAYGESWLDDLEAIVIDPERTPNIAREFESIDYETDKDGNQKARLEDKDNHTIDATRYAFELDMIRARENKKERRKGRKTAF, via the coding sequence ATGATTAAAAAGAAGCTAAGTGAATTGTTTAATCCAGCATTTCATCTATTGTGGTCCGCTGTTAAAAATAAGAAATATTTGAGATACGTTGAAAAAGGCGGTCGTGGTTCAGCGAAGTCAACTCACATTGCCATGATTATTATAATGCTGATGAAGATGTTTCCAGTCAGTGCTTTAGTCGTTAGAAAAGTTGGGAACACATTGGCCGAGTCGGTTGTTGAACAATTAAAAGAAGCAGTTGAAATTCTAGGGATGGAAGAAGAGTGGCATTTTAGTAAATCACCGCTAAAGGCAACTTATTTGCCTAGAGGAAATGCAATCTATTTCCGTGGTGCTGATGACCCAGCAAAAATAAAATCTATTAAAATAGCTAAGTTTCCATTAGCTATTTTATGGGTCGAAGAACTTGCTGATTTTAAACTTGAAGATGATATTGGAATGATAGAGAAGTCTGTGTTGCGTGCTGAATTGCCACCAGGTCTTCACTATTATTTTTTTTACTCCTATAACCCACCTAAACGCAAGCAATCATGGGTAAACAAAAAATATGATACAAAGGTTGCTTTACCACCAAATACAAGAGTTCATCATACAACGTATGAGGACAATCCACATATCTCTAAGCTTTTTGTAGAAGAAGCAGAGCATATGAAAAAAGTTAATCAATCAAAATACGATTGGGAGTATGGTGGCAAACCAATAGGGAATGGAGTAGTTCCATTTAGTAATCTAGTGTTTGAAAAAATACCAGATGATCTATTCAAAACGTTCGATAACATCAGACAAGGGCTTGATTTTGGATATGCTACAGATCCCGTCGCAGGTGTTAAATGGCACTATGATAAAACTAGAAGAAAAATTTACGCTATGGAGGAAGTTTATGGCGTTAAGATGAGTAATCGAATTTTAGCAACAACAGCCCAAGAAAAAGGGTTCTTTAATTCCTTAACGATAGCAGACAGTGAGGACCCTCGAACTATAAACGAACTGAAAACAGAACATCAATGGCCTAAAAAATTATTAGGCGGAGCAGTAAAGGGACCCGATTCAGTAGCGTATGGAGAATCGTGGCTTGATGACTTAGAAGCCATTGTTATTGATCCAGAAAGAACGCCGAATATTGCACGTGAGTTTGAAAGCATTGATTACGAAACGGATAAAGATGGCAATCAGAAAGCAAGGCTAGAAGATAAAGACAATCATACGATTGATGCGACTAGGTATGCTTTTGAATTGGATATGATTAGAGCTAGAGAAAACAAGAAAGAACGTCGTAAAGGAAGAAAAACAGCATTCTAG
- a CDS encoding CPBP family intramembrane glutamic endopeptidase, which yields MKFQPRTTLGNLISRSGEVFIIPVIEELFYRGTIPINSSKLEILIFCIISMVLFNLAHYIGRKSDLKYHLKITVFSIISTLIYLYTGNLAYSILFHVLYNLPWFFIYLRKYKYNIGL from the coding sequence ATGAAATTTCAACCACGAACAACTTTAGGAAATTTGATATCTCGTAGTGGTGAGGTATTTATCATTCCTGTTATAGAAGAATTATTCTATAGAGGAACGATTCCAATAAATTCTTCTAAACTCGAAATTTTGATATTTTGTATAATCAGTATGGTTTTATTTAACCTAGCTCACTATATTGGAAGAAAAAGTGACTTGAAATATCATTTGAAAATCACTGTTTTTTCAATAATATCAACTTTAATTTACTTATACACAGGAAATTTGGCTTACAGTATTTTATTTCATGTACTATATAATTTGCCTTGGTTTTTTATTTATTTAAGAAAATATAAATACAATATAGGGTTGTGA
- a CDS encoding DUF4176 domain-containing protein, with amino-acid sequence MTETKKLLPLGSIVLLEEGLQKLLIVGRGAIYTDQTTGNDTFADYMSVLYPTGLNPETTIFFNHKNIDKLVFKGYSDEEEDRFMEVYSEWKDGLDEQKKETSNANESIGF; translated from the coding sequence ATGACAGAAACTAAAAAATTATTACCCCTAGGAAGTATTGTGTTACTAGAAGAAGGACTTCAAAAACTGTTAATTGTAGGTCGTGGAGCAATCTATACTGACCAAACTACAGGAAACGATACTTTTGCAGATTATATGTCCGTATTATATCCAACGGGTCTTAATCCCGAAACGACTATTTTCTTTAATCATAAAAATATAGACAAATTAGTATTTAAAGGATATTCAGATGAAGAGGAAGACCGTTTTATGGAAGTTTATTCAGAGTGGAAAGATGGGCTAGATGAACAAAAGAAAGAAACAAGCAATGCAAATGAATCAATTGGATTCTAA
- a CDS encoding nucleotidyltransferase domain-containing protein, protein MGNILKIKKTIYNFFEKTNFYRYFDNDDSYTIYIAGSIMEGFGNEKSDVDIFVFYKNTDLKEKTQRYFEVNKGFNLFNKNNKVIITSAFENTDLDIEFYEIDYVKEFITQLDNSVANYNDERYDLFHRLKYGVPLINEKNFYSLQKSVNFEKFNKLPAQMTKDYYAVKTKDIQGAYQEEMYDTSYYMAMDLLENCVNVFLAIHGETNPNRKWMFKKINRYNKQYANKLDLIGCMYSAYKNVNLLENDSMKHKTLDVMKTCQKINILIEKELINENN, encoded by the coding sequence ATGGGAAATATATTAAAAATAAAAAAAACTATTTACAACTTTTTTGAAAAAACTAATTTTTATAGATACTTTGATAATGATGACAGTTATACAATATACATAGCTGGATCAATAATGGAAGGCTTTGGTAATGAAAAATCAGATGTTGATATTTTTGTGTTTTATAAAAATACAGATTTAAAAGAAAAGACTCAGAGATATTTTGAAGTAAATAAAGGCTTTAATTTATTTAATAAAAATAATAAAGTTATCATTACTTCAGCATTTGAAAATACTGATTTAGATATAGAGTTTTATGAAATTGACTATGTTAAAGAGTTTATTACTCAGCTGGACAACTCGGTGGCTAATTATAACGATGAAAGATATGATTTATTTCATAGGTTAAAATACGGAGTACCTTTGATAAATGAAAAAAATTTTTATTCACTTCAAAAATCGGTAAATTTTGAAAAATTTAATAAACTTCCTGCACAAATGACAAAAGACTATTACGCAGTAAAGACAAAAGATATTCAAGGTGCATATCAGGAAGAAATGTACGATACTTCATATTATATGGCAATGGATTTATTGGAAAACTGCGTTAATGTTTTTCTAGCAATACATGGAGAAACAAACCCTAATAGAAAATGGATGTTTAAAAAGATTAATAGATACAATAAACAATATGCAAACAAATTAGATTTAATCGGCTGTATGTACTCAGCATATAAAAATGTAAATCTATTAGAAAATGATTCAATGAAACATAAGACGTTAGATGTTATGAAAACATGTCAAAAAATAAATATACTAATAGAAAAGGAGCTTATAAATGAAAATAACTAA
- a CDS encoding phage portal protein, which produces MASKIIKSTKNNKELDSVKKSEVMIQKSRSIKYKSFGGIQQSRDLTQLSPPYDIKVLRAIGESSSILKQCIDAYAHNVTGFGIGIRYKTEDNEETPEMKSEKTAIEGLLNGLNLERPPKEVIEEVIHHVEECGNGYFEAIRNGKDEVVGIDSIKPEHMTATKLNRITLPDGTVRKFRYYVFRDSLEDSGQKGNGMWFKSFGDPTPLNTDGSIAKDGEGTATEVIHVKIGDYTDPYGVPRYIGTLIKILGARKADELNYRYFTNGRHMPLAILLENAQLTAQSEETLQSYADQLDGESSQHKFLLLEAEKVDSSSNMLDEGKDKPAIKLEKLADILQKDALFLEYDQRTTEAVLSSFRLPPIYVGMSSDYNRATVETAKELTEEQVFQPRREGYEWRLNNLFTDYEFKHVELYLKSPNLSNMEDIKSILDPAIQANAVAPNDLRELLSKILNKPLQLFKGDKFNFPMGIQPQSNDYNIEKAYGETSDGEMAGMFRRMLRKMKG; this is translated from the coding sequence ATGGCTAGTAAAATTATTAAATCAACCAAAAATAATAAAGAATTAGATTCAGTTAAAAAAAGCGAAGTGATGATTCAAAAATCACGATCTATTAAATACAAATCTTTTGGCGGAATCCAACAAAGCAGAGATTTAACCCAACTTTCTCCACCTTATGATATAAAAGTTTTGAGGGCTATTGGTGAAAGTTCTAGTATTTTGAAACAATGTATTGATGCATACGCTCATAATGTTACAGGGTTTGGCATTGGCATCCGTTATAAAACAGAAGACAATGAGGAAACGCCAGAAATGAAGTCAGAAAAGACAGCAATTGAAGGCTTGTTGAATGGTTTAAACCTTGAACGTCCACCAAAAGAAGTGATTGAAGAGGTTATCCATCATGTTGAAGAATGCGGAAATGGCTATTTTGAAGCTATACGAAACGGCAAAGATGAAGTTGTCGGCATTGACAGCATTAAGCCGGAGCATATGACAGCAACTAAGCTTAATCGCATCACGTTGCCCGATGGAACAGTTAGAAAGTTTCGTTATTATGTGTTTCGTGATTCATTAGAAGATAGTGGTCAAAAAGGCAACGGAATGTGGTTTAAATCATTTGGTGACCCAACTCCGTTAAATACTGATGGATCAATCGCAAAAGACGGTGAAGGCACAGCTACCGAAGTTATCCATGTGAAGATTGGAGATTACACTGATCCTTATGGAGTCCCGCGTTATATTGGTACCCTTATCAAGATTCTTGGTGCAAGAAAAGCGGACGAATTGAATTACAGATACTTTACCAATGGTCGCCACATGCCATTGGCTATTTTATTAGAAAATGCACAGCTAACCGCTCAAAGTGAAGAAACGTTACAAAGCTATGCAGATCAATTGGACGGCGAAAGTTCTCAACATAAATTTTTATTACTGGAAGCTGAAAAGGTCGATAGCAGCAGTAATATGCTAGATGAAGGAAAAGACAAACCAGCTATCAAGCTTGAAAAATTGGCGGATATCTTGCAAAAAGATGCGTTGTTCCTTGAATATGACCAACGTACGACAGAAGCGGTTCTATCATCATTTAGATTGCCACCTATTTATGTAGGTATGTCTAGTGATTACAATCGAGCAACAGTTGAAACAGCTAAAGAATTAACCGAAGAACAAGTGTTTCAGCCGAGACGCGAAGGGTATGAATGGCGTTTGAATAACTTATTTACAGATTATGAGTTTAAACATGTTGAGCTTTATCTTAAATCTCCAAACCTATCAAACATGGAAGATATTAAAAGTATTCTTGATCCAGCGATTCAAGCCAACGCAGTTGCTCCTAATGATTTACGTGAGTTGTTATCTAAAATTCTTAACAAGCCGTTGCAACTATTTAAAGGGGATAAATTCAACTTTCCGATGGGCATTCAGCCACAATCAAACGATTATAACATTGAAAAAGCATATGGCGAAACATCAGATGGTGAAATGGCCGGAATGTTTAGACGTATGCTTCGTAAGATGAAAGGGTGA
- a CDS encoding GTPase, giving the protein MYNELIIMGTPNVGKSTLINELKKDSRYYIPKHVTNRAERSDDAGFYAYKETSYFFSNDMYIKANDDSGIYYGVAKKHLNIRGNQILVLNSSLKKLKEYSKKYKNKFVCIITSRNPVNKIKEATYKYIPTDMEYRIAEMEKELKILDRYCDFSANRIYYIEDFSSISEMVQKVKNDLNNYYFEGN; this is encoded by the coding sequence ATGTACAATGAATTAATAATTATGGGAACTCCCAATGTTGGAAAAAGTACCTTAATCAATGAATTAAAAAAAGACAGCAGATACTATATTCCTAAGCACGTTACGAATAGAGCTGAAAGGTCCGATGATGCAGGCTTTTACGCCTATAAAGAAACATCTTATTTTTTTAGTAATGATATGTATATAAAAGCTAATGATGATTCTGGAATATATTATGGAGTGGCAAAAAAACACCTTAATATCAGAGGTAATCAGATATTAGTGTTAAACTCATCGTTGAAGAAATTAAAAGAATACAGCAAAAAGTATAAAAATAAATTTGTTTGTATTATAACATCAAGAAATCCAGTAAATAAAATTAAAGAAGCTACTTATAAATATATTCCTACTGATATGGAATATAGAATTGCAGAAATGGAAAAAGAATTAAAAATTTTAGATAGATATTGTGACTTTTCCGCAAACAGAATTTATTACATTGAAGATTTTAGCAGCATATCAGAAATGGTTCAAAAAGTAAAAAATGATTTAAATAATTATTATTTCGAGGGTAATTAA
- a CDS encoding PqqD family protein, which translates to MKITKNPFVTLKEYEGDIFLIADDNVFHLDGIGAFVWEKIEDDISEDQVVDLILTEYEVTEKKAKKDINSLLKNLNKYNIISIH; encoded by the coding sequence ATGAAAATAACTAAAAATCCATTTGTTACTTTGAAGGAATATGAAGGAGATATATTTTTAATTGCTGACGATAACGTTTTTCATTTAGATGGCATAGGGGCATTTGTTTGGGAAAAAATAGAAGATGATATCTCAGAAGATCAAGTAGTAGATTTAATATTGACCGAATATGAGGTTACTGAAAAAAAAGCAAAAAAAGACATTAACTCTCTACTAAAGAATTTAAATAAGTATAATATAATAAGCATACATTGA
- a CDS encoding phosphotransferase family protein — MKKKVFYKEKYNLIYIYGNFVNNESWNVTLYSNICDQEVYIEYNYIEGSRLPLDNIDSYNEVKFYIMNLLDCKTRKKVEFETKPYTFINEINKYRKILNKKNSLFHDSYWQSIFNNLEKLFIDLSNQLQWKSSEQYISHGDLHYGNILINRKLINLIDFDEVCFSPKYFDLAIYIFKYFNPIAGKLTSETFKKIEMEFQTYGIPLSDIVMYIIKVIYQKKYLECTNKSSLDDWIVDNWVSWFNDLKIILKGIKNIGTDINYIKT, encoded by the coding sequence ATGAAGAAAAAAGTATTTTACAAAGAAAAATACAATTTAATTTATATATATGGGAATTTTGTAAATAATGAATCATGGAATGTTACTCTATATAGTAATATATGTGATCAGGAAGTTTATATTGAGTATAATTATATTGAAGGTAGTAGACTTCCTTTGGATAACATTGATTCCTATAATGAAGTAAAATTCTATATAATGAATCTACTGGACTGTAAAACACGGAAAAAAGTAGAATTTGAAACAAAGCCTTATACTTTTATAAATGAAATTAACAAATACAGAAAAATCTTAAATAAAAAAAATTCATTATTTCATGACAGCTATTGGCAATCAATTTTTAATAACCTAGAAAAACTTTTTATTGATCTTTCTAATCAATTACAGTGGAAAAGTTCGGAACAGTATATTTCACATGGTGATTTACATTACGGAAATATATTGATAAATAGGAAGCTGATTAATTTAATTGATTTTGATGAGGTTTGTTTTTCTCCTAAATATTTTGATTTAGCAATATATATATTTAAATACTTTAATCCCATAGCTGGAAAGCTAACCTCTGAAACTTTCAAAAAAATTGAAATGGAATTCCAGACATATGGAATTCCATTGTCAGATATTGTTATGTATATTATTAAAGTAATATACCAAAAAAAATACTTAGAATGTACAAATAAATCAAGTTTAGATGATTGGATTGTCGATAATTGGGTAAGCTGGTTCAATGATTTAAAAATTATTTTGAAAGGAATTAAAAATATTGGAACAGACATTAATTATATTAAAACCTGA
- a CDS encoding sigma factor-like helix-turn-helix DNA-binding protein → MEKDWLNADELTKEYKKELSKLNKIKRPFKNEHELLMEKSKKIQKKGEMLSFEEKDRSIFLRKELKIIGGMISDLQYAIEWLETAREPGTRRTISNRSRYQRTSLFAEIEKLSYLVTIEQENQREATEDEIERITAMLNNLSDKERAAYLAVKGQNLSYAKAGEILSVSKASVQSYVNRAQDKIDNQVKYGSQNFLFDFQNCDIIK, encoded by the coding sequence ATGGAGAAAGATTGGTTAAACGCAGATGAACTTACAAAAGAGTATAAAAAAGAACTATCAAAACTAAATAAAATAAAGAGACCATTCAAAAATGAACATGAACTTTTAATGGAGAAATCAAAAAAGATTCAAAAAAAAGGTGAAATGCTATCATTTGAAGAAAAAGATAGATCCATTTTTTTAAGGAAAGAATTAAAAATCATTGGTGGAATGATTTCAGATTTGCAATATGCAATCGAATGGTTAGAAACCGCAAGAGAACCTGGAACTAGAAGAACAATATCTAACCGTTCACGTTATCAGAGAACGTCATTGTTTGCTGAAATAGAGAAGTTATCTTACTTAGTTACCATTGAACAAGAAAATCAAAGAGAAGCCACAGAGGATGAAATAGAACGTATTACAGCTATGTTAAATAATCTTTCTGACAAGGAACGCGCTGCTTACTTAGCAGTCAAGGGGCAGAATCTTTCTTACGCTAAAGCTGGTGAGATTTTGAGTGTTAGCAAAGCTTCAGTGCAAAGTTATGTTAATCGGGCGCAAGATAAGATTGATAATCAAGTTAAGTATGGATCGCAAAATTTCCTCTTTGATTTTCAAAACTGTGATATAATTAAATAG